A genomic region of Pseudomonadota bacterium contains the following coding sequences:
- a CDS encoding ComEA family DNA-binding protein: MKDGIKALVFFAAMLFAAQALGAAVNVNSATAEDIAEALDHIGPKKAEAIVEYRKKHGSFQSIDDLLKVKGIGPGTLDKIRSDVQLKDPK, translated from the coding sequence ATGAAAGACGGAATTAAAGCTTTGGTATTCTTTGCGGCGATGTTGTTCGCGGCGCAAGCATTGGGTGCAGCGGTTAATGTTAATAGCGCCACTGCCGAAGATATTGCGGAGGCCCTGGATCACATTGGGCCGAAGAAGGCTGAAGCGATTGTCGAATATCGCAAGAAACATGGTTCCTTCCAGTCTATCGACGACTTGCTCAAGGTCAAAGGTATTGGCCCGGGTACGTTGGACAAGATTCGAAGTGATGTCCAGTTGAAGGATCCGAAGTAG
- the thrS gene encoding threonine--tRNA ligase, translated as MLTITLPDGGQRQFDQPISVADVAEAIGPGLAKAALAGQVDGRLVDTSYVIDRDAELAIITDRDPEGLEVIRHSTAHLLAQAVKDLFPTAQVTIGPVIEDGFYYDFAFERPFTPEDLQAIEERMGKLASMNLQVNREVMDRDDAIQYFREMGEDYKAEIISEIPENEAISLYRQGEFVDLCRGPHVPSTGKLKAFKLTKLAGAFWRGDAHNEQLQRVYGTAWPDKKALKAYLHRIEEAQKRDHRRIAKVMDLFHTQEEAPGMVFWHDSGWRIYTQVQDYIRARLKRRGYMEVHTPQIVDRSLWEKSGHWEKFGDAMFTTHSENRDYAVKPMNCPCHVQIYNHGLHSYRDLPLRMAEFGSCHRNEPSGTLHGLMRVRNFVQDDAHIFCTEAQIQSEVSAFIDLVFEVYGDFGFDEVLIKFSTRPEQRVGSDDIWDRAEHALQQALDAKGLEWELQPGEGAFYGPKIEFSLKDCLNRVWQLGTIQLDFSMPSRLGAQYVAEDGTRQTPVMLHRAILGSLERFIGILLEHYAGALPTWLAPIQVVIMNITDRQRDYAEKMAQILSNQGFRAEVDLRNEKIGFKIREHTLRKVPYMLIVGDKELESDTVAVRTHGGTDLGTKSVEAFAEGLSRDIEGLGKVKWED; from the coding sequence ATGCTTACCATTACCCTACCGGACGGCGGTCAACGCCAATTCGACCAACCGATATCCGTGGCCGACGTCGCTGAGGCGATTGGTCCTGGTCTGGCCAAGGCCGCACTGGCCGGACAGGTTGATGGCCGTTTGGTTGACACCAGCTATGTGATCGACCGTGACGCGGAACTTGCCATCATCACCGATCGTGATCCAGAAGGCTTGGAAGTCATCCGTCATTCCACAGCCCATCTTTTGGCACAGGCGGTGAAAGATCTTTTTCCGACGGCGCAAGTGACCATCGGTCCGGTGATCGAAGACGGCTTCTATTATGATTTCGCGTTCGAACGCCCATTTACGCCAGAGGACTTGCAGGCCATTGAGGAACGCATGGGCAAGTTGGCCTCAATGAATTTGCAAGTGAATAGGGAAGTGATGGATCGTGATGATGCGATCCAATACTTTCGTGAAATGGGCGAAGATTACAAAGCGGAAATTATCTCCGAGATTCCCGAGAACGAAGCCATCTCTCTGTACCGACAGGGGGAGTTCGTCGATTTATGCCGGGGGCCCCATGTGCCCAGCACTGGCAAACTCAAGGCCTTTAAGTTAACCAAACTAGCCGGTGCGTTTTGGCGGGGAGATGCGCACAACGAGCAGCTGCAACGAGTCTACGGCACGGCGTGGCCGGACAAAAAAGCGCTCAAGGCCTATCTTCACCGGATCGAGGAAGCGCAAAAGCGCGATCATCGTCGTATTGCCAAGGTCATGGACTTGTTTCATACCCAGGAAGAAGCACCGGGCATGGTGTTTTGGCACGACTCGGGCTGGCGTATCTATACCCAAGTACAAGATTACATCCGCGCGCGCTTGAAACGGCGCGGTTACATGGAAGTGCATACGCCTCAGATTGTCGATCGAAGTCTCTGGGAAAAATCAGGGCATTGGGAGAAATTCGGCGACGCGATGTTCACGACACATTCGGAGAATCGCGACTATGCCGTCAAACCCATGAACTGCCCGTGCCACGTGCAGATCTATAATCATGGATTGCATAGCTATCGTGATCTGCCGCTACGCATGGCGGAGTTCGGTTCGTGTCATCGAAATGAACCCTCCGGTACGCTGCATGGGTTGATGCGGGTGCGCAATTTCGTTCAGGACGATGCCCATATTTTTTGCACGGAAGCCCAGATTCAATCGGAAGTCTCCGCATTTATCGACCTGGTATTCGAAGTGTATGGCGACTTCGGCTTCGATGAGGTGTTGATTAAGTTCTCGACGCGCCCGGAGCAGCGTGTTGGATCCGACGATATTTGGGATCGCGCGGAACATGCACTGCAACAAGCCCTTGATGCCAAGGGGCTTGAATGGGAGCTGCAGCCAGGAGAGGGCGCGTTCTACGGTCCAAAGATCGAGTTTTCCTTAAAAGATTGCCTCAATCGAGTGTGGCAACTGGGGACGATACAACTGGATTTTTCCATGCCGAGTCGGCTGGGCGCGCAGTACGTCGCCGAAGATGGAACTCGGCAAACGCCTGTTATGTTGCATCGTGCCATACTCGGTTCGCTTGAGCGTTTTATCGGAATATTGCTTGAGCACTACGCTGGCGCGCTGCCGACTTGGCTTGCGCCCATCCAGGTGGTCATCATGAATATCACTGATCGTCAGCGCGACTACGCTGAAAAAATGGCACAAATCTTGTCAAATCAGGGTTTTCGGGCGGAAGTCGACTTGAGAAACGAAAAGATCGGCTTTAAAATCCGCGAGCACACTTTGCGAAAGGTTCCCTACATGCTGATTGTGGGGGATAAGGAACTGGAATCCGATACCGTGGCCGTTAGGACACACGGTGGCACAGATCTCGGCACCAAAAGCGTGGAAGCGTTTGCCGAAGGCTTGTCCCGTGATATTGAGGGTCTCGGTAAGGTGAAATGGGAGGATTGA
- a CDS encoding LapA family protein, which yields MRILKLAIVLIVALVGASFAWLNGQPVMFDYFLDRQQISLSYLLLGALAAGWFLGCVSMLRPWLRARSRIRTAEKHRGLAEKEIANLRDLPIKDAR from the coding sequence GTGCGTATCCTCAAACTTGCTATCGTATTGATCGTGGCTCTCGTGGGAGCGAGCTTTGCTTGGCTAAACGGGCAGCCGGTGATGTTTGACTACTTCTTGGATCGCCAGCAAATATCGTTGTCGTATTTGTTGCTGGGCGCGCTGGCGGCGGGATGGTTTCTGGGTTGTGTCAGTATGCTAAGACCGTGGCTGCGAGCCCGCTCCCGAATTCGGACCGCCGAGAAACATCGGGGTTTGGCGGAGAAAGAGATCGCAAATTTGCGAGATCTCCCCATCAAAGATGCCCGTTGA
- the galU gene encoding UTP--glucose-1-phosphate uridylyltransferase GalU, translating into MTATLDSGRPKVRKAVFPVAGLGTRFLPATKASPKEMLPVVDKPLIQYAVEEAAAAGIEVMVFVNGRNKRSIPDHFDKAYELEHELELRGKAALLDTVRGILPAGVSCVYVRQAEALGLGHAVLCARPIVGDEPFAVILADDLIEGQGKPVMSQMVDMYNDFGASVLAVQEVPGDEIKKYGVVEPFGPVDRITEICGLVEKPDPANAPSQLGVVGRYVLNPRVFELIEATPKGAGGELQLTDAIANLLKFEKVFAYQFAGKRYDCGSKLGYLKANVEYALSHSDVGDDFREYLRHAFEQGLLD; encoded by the coding sequence ATGACTGCCACGTTAGACAGCGGCCGACCGAAAGTACGCAAGGCGGTATTCCCGGTTGCCGGTCTAGGTACGCGTTTCCTTCCTGCCACCAAAGCCAGTCCCAAGGAAATGCTGCCGGTTGTAGATAAACCGCTGATTCAATATGCGGTGGAAGAAGCAGCCGCTGCGGGTATCGAGGTGATGGTCTTCGTCAATGGTAGGAATAAGCGTTCGATTCCCGACCACTTCGACAAGGCTTACGAGCTCGAGCATGAACTGGAGTTGAGAGGGAAGGCGGCGTTATTGGACACGGTGCGCGGCATTTTGCCGGCCGGCGTCTCGTGTGTCTATGTCAGACAGGCAGAGGCCTTGGGATTGGGGCATGCAGTGCTTTGTGCTCGACCGATTGTGGGTGATGAGCCTTTCGCCGTTATTCTGGCGGACGATCTTATCGAAGGTCAGGGTAAGCCAGTGATGTCCCAGATGGTTGATATGTACAACGACTTTGGAGCCAGTGTATTGGCAGTCCAGGAGGTTCCTGGCGACGAAATCAAGAAGTACGGTGTCGTAGAGCCCTTCGGCCCGGTCGATCGCATCACGGAAATATGTGGGCTGGTTGAGAAACCCGACCCTGCAAACGCTCCCTCCCAGTTGGGGGTGGTGGGCCGGTATGTCCTCAACCCGCGAGTGTTCGAACTCATCGAGGCCACGCCGAAAGGCGCTGGTGGTGAGCTCCAACTCACAGATGCCATCGCGAATTTGCTGAAATTCGAAAAGGTGTTTGCTTATCAGTTTGCCGGAAAGAGATACGATTGCGGAAGCAAGCTCGGGTACCTGAAAGCGAATGTTGAGTATGCCTTGAGCCACTCCGACGTCGGCGACGATTTTCGCGAGTATCTTCGTCACGCGTTTGAGCAGGGCTTGCTCGACTAA
- the rplT gene encoding 50S ribosomal protein L20 encodes MPRVKRGVTAHARHKKILDKAKGYYGARSRTYRTAKQAVIKAGQYAYRDRRQKKRDFRSLWIVRINAAARDSGLSYSRFIHGLREAGIEIDRKVLADIAVYDKAAFAQLAEQAKAGLSQ; translated from the coding sequence ATGCCTAGAGTAAAGCGAGGCGTTACCGCCCATGCTCGTCATAAAAAGATATTAGACAAGGCCAAAGGTTACTATGGCGCGCGTAGTCGAACCTACCGTACTGCGAAGCAGGCGGTCATCAAAGCCGGCCAATACGCATATCGGGACCGTCGTCAAAAGAAGCGGGATTTCCGTAGCCTTTGGATCGTACGAATCAATGCGGCCGCGCGAGATAGCGGACTGTCTTATAGCCGATTCATCCACGGTCTTCGCGAAGCAGGCATAGAGATCGATCGCAAGGTTCTGGCCGATATCGCGGTGTATGACAAAGCTGCTTTTGCTCAGCTCGCTGAGCAGGCCAAAGCCGGTCTTTCCCAGTAA
- the uvrB gene encoding excinuclease ABC subunit UvrB: MKDAFELGGTYTPSGDQPAAIEQLIQGLENGLAYQTLLGVTGSGKTYTIANVVARVQRPTLILAPNKTLAAQLYGEMKGFFPRNAVEYFVSYYDYYQPEAYVPSTDTYIEKDASINDHIEQMRLSATKALMERRDAVIVASVSAIYGLGDPQAYFSMVLHLVRGDRIDQRAILRRLAELQYTRNEVELVRATYRVRGDVIDIHPAESEREAVRIELFDDEVESLSLFDPLTGRVLHKVPRFTVYPKSHYVTPRTTLLDAVEEIKSELRERLKVLRDQNRLVEAQRLEQRTQFDIEMIVELGYCSGIENYSRYLSGRQPGEPPPTLFDYLPPDALLVIDESHVTIPQLGAMYRGDRSRKENLVEYGFRLPSALDNRPLKFEEFERLAPQSLFVSATPGPYERSHSDAVIEQVVRPTGLVDPALEVRPASTQVDDLLGQIRERVALGDRVLVTTLTKRMAEDLTDYLQEYDVRVRYLHSDIDTVERMEIIRGLRLGDFDVLVGINLLREGLDMPEVSLVAILDADKEGFLRSERSLIQTIGRAARNVRGTAILYADRITDSMKSAMEETDRRRRKQIAYNEAHGIVPQSIEKSVADVLEAGYAGPVRQRVSTPLVAGDRSIPNEELTPTRIDALVKDLEQQMHRHARDLEFEEAARLRDQITALRAHELGIDRKAV, from the coding sequence ATGAAAGACGCGTTTGAACTGGGTGGAACCTATACTCCGTCGGGAGATCAACCGGCGGCAATCGAACAACTGATCCAGGGTCTGGAAAACGGCCTTGCCTATCAGACTTTATTGGGCGTGACCGGTTCGGGCAAGACCTACACCATCGCGAATGTGGTTGCGCGGGTTCAGCGTCCCACGCTGATACTGGCCCCGAATAAAACGCTGGCGGCCCAGCTGTACGGAGAGATGAAAGGATTTTTCCCGCGCAATGCCGTCGAATATTTTGTTTCTTATTACGACTACTACCAGCCTGAAGCATACGTGCCTTCCACAGACACGTATATCGAGAAAGACGCGTCTATCAACGATCACATTGAGCAGATGCGGCTTTCGGCCACAAAAGCACTGATGGAGCGGCGCGACGCCGTTATTGTCGCCAGTGTGTCGGCTATATACGGGCTCGGCGACCCGCAAGCTTACTTCAGCATGGTTCTCCACTTGGTCCGCGGAGACCGGATTGATCAACGGGCGATCCTGCGTCGGCTGGCGGAACTGCAGTATACGCGGAATGAAGTAGAGCTTGTGCGTGCCACTTATCGCGTCCGGGGGGACGTGATCGACATTCATCCAGCCGAATCCGAGCGGGAGGCGGTGCGGATTGAGCTGTTTGACGATGAGGTTGAAAGTTTGTCGCTTTTCGACCCGCTGACGGGGCGGGTATTGCATAAAGTGCCGCGCTTCACTGTCTATCCGAAGAGTCATTATGTGACGCCACGAACCACCCTGTTGGATGCCGTCGAGGAGATTAAGTCGGAGCTGCGGGAGCGCCTGAAAGTGTTGCGGGATCAAAATCGGCTGGTCGAGGCGCAGCGATTGGAGCAACGCACACAGTTCGACATCGAAATGATCGTCGAGCTCGGTTACTGCTCCGGCATCGAAAACTACTCGCGATATTTGTCAGGTCGACAGCCAGGCGAGCCGCCGCCCACCTTGTTCGACTACCTTCCGCCTGATGCATTGCTGGTTATCGACGAAAGTCATGTCACCATTCCCCAGTTGGGCGCGATGTACCGCGGTGACCGATCCCGTAAGGAAAATCTGGTGGAGTACGGTTTTCGGTTGCCATCCGCTCTGGACAACCGGCCGCTGAAGTTCGAGGAATTCGAACGTCTGGCGCCGCAATCTCTTTTTGTTTCGGCGACGCCTGGGCCGTATGAGCGGTCCCACTCCGATGCAGTGATTGAACAGGTTGTCCGTCCGACGGGCTTGGTCGATCCGGCGTTGGAGGTTCGCCCGGCCAGCACGCAGGTCGATGATCTGCTCGGGCAGATCCGCGAACGCGTGGCGCTTGGTGATCGAGTCCTTGTGACCACGCTCACCAAGCGTATGGCGGAGGATCTGACAGACTATCTTCAAGAATACGACGTCCGCGTGCGGTATCTTCATTCCGACATCGACACCGTGGAGCGCATGGAAATTATCCGCGGACTACGCCTGGGCGATTTCGATGTGTTGGTCGGGATCAACCTACTGCGCGAAGGGCTGGATATGCCGGAAGTTTCGCTGGTGGCCATTCTGGATGCGGACAAGGAAGGATTCTTACGATCCGAGAGGTCACTGATTCAGACCATTGGTCGGGCAGCTCGGAACGTCCGCGGGACCGCCATCTTGTATGCGGACCGCATCACCGATTCCATGAAAAGCGCAATGGAAGAGACTGATCGGCGTCGTCGCAAGCAAATCGCGTATAACGAAGCCCATGGTATTGTCCCGCAGAGCATCGAGAAGTCGGTGGCCGATGTATTGGAGGCAGGCTATGCCGGGCCGGTGCGACAACGGGTGAGTACACCGCTCGTGGCGGGCGATCGATCCATTCCGAACGAGGAGTTGACGCCCACCAGAATCGATGCGTTGGTGAAAGATCTCGAGCAGCAAATGCATCGCCACGCGCGGGATCTGGAGTTCGAAGAGGCGGCGCGTCTGCGGGACCAAATCACCGCGCTTAGAGCACATGAATTGGGAATCGACCGAAAAGCGGTGTGA
- a CDS encoding integration host factor subunit beta — MTKSELIDEIARQQSHLEHKDIELAVKSILDIMSVALAEGERIEIRGFGSFSLHHRPPRMGRNPKTGEPVALPEKYVPHFKPGKELRERVNQNQNKSIR; from the coding sequence ATGACCAAATCTGAGCTAATAGACGAGATCGCACGTCAGCAATCGCATCTCGAACATAAAGACATTGAGCTGGCGGTTAAGAGTATTCTCGATATCATGAGCGTGGCCTTGGCCGAAGGTGAAAGAATCGAGATTCGGGGATTTGGGAGCTTCTCGTTGCACCATCGTCCTCCACGGATGGGGCGTAACCCCAAAACCGGAGAACCTGTCGCGCTGCCTGAAAAATATGTTCCTCACTTCAAGCCAGGCAAGGAGCTTAGAGAGCGAGTTAATCAGAATCAGAATAAGTCAATCCGATAA
- the rpmI gene encoding 50S ribosomal protein L35 — protein MPKIKTNRGAAKRFARTGGGGFKRSHANKNHILTKKSTKRKRGLRSQTQVAACDAAAIARQLPYR, from the coding sequence ATGCCGAAGATCAAGACAAATCGCGGTGCTGCGAAACGATTCGCTCGCACCGGCGGCGGCGGTTTTAAACGTAGCCACGCCAATAAAAATCACATTCTCACAAAGAAGTCGACCAAGCGTAAGCGAGGGCTACGCTCTCAAACCCAGGTTGCGGCTTGTGACGCGGCGGCTATCGCCCGTCAGCTTCCGTATCGCTAA
- the infC gene encoding translation initiation factor IF-3, producing the protein MAADKTARRNEQITVRNVRVIDSEGEQLGVQSIEDALRLAQDAGLDLVEVSPNAEPPVCRIMDYGKYLFEKAKSQQAAKRKQKQIQIKEVKFRPGTDQGDYQVKLRNLIRFLNDGDKAKVTLRFRGREMQHRGLGLELLERVRADLEEYGTVEQEPKMEGRQMVMLLSPKKK; encoded by the coding sequence ATCGCTGCCGACAAGACTGCCCGCCGTAACGAGCAAATCACTGTACGAAACGTTCGGGTGATCGATTCTGAGGGTGAGCAATTGGGGGTACAAAGCATCGAAGATGCGTTGCGACTCGCACAAGACGCTGGCCTGGATCTGGTTGAAGTTTCGCCTAACGCCGAACCTCCCGTCTGTCGCATTATGGACTACGGCAAGTACCTTTTTGAGAAAGCCAAGTCACAGCAAGCGGCCAAGCGAAAACAAAAACAGATCCAAATTAAGGAAGTTAAGTTCCGTCCAGGAACTGACCAAGGGGATTATCAGGTCAAGCTACGCAACCTGATACGTTTCCTAAATGACGGCGACAAAGCCAAGGTAACCTTACGCTTTCGAGGGCGTGAAATGCAGCATAGAGGACTTGGGCTGGAATTGCTCGAGCGGGTGCGCGCGGATCTCGAAGAGTATGGAACCGTGGAGCAGGAACCTAAGATGGAAGGTCGTCAAATGGTGATGCTTCTGTCGCCGAAGAAAAAATAA
- the lapB gene encoding lipopolysaccharide assembly protein LapB has protein sequence MPVDLPVVTLFLLLPVAALSGWMIARRHGRSETEPSHRLASDYLEGMNYLINEQQDKAIEVFIRLAEVDNDTVDTHMALGTLFRRRGEVERAIRIHQNLIARPTLRGQYRDRALFELAQDYLKAGLLDRAEALLLELTEGRPKSDDALRLLLQIYEQERDWTQAVEIARSLKDADREQTQQLIAQYCCELAESAISAGEVQRAERLLRQALSADRHCVRVSMLRGRVAADRGDFRQAIRHYKAVLDQDVRFSGEIVETVRQCYGRLGDFRGETRFIQELADKIRPIKPAGAVSSFDARFADPSELKSDFARFVANKPDVEGLAGFVDSWRKRGVDDDEELVRLVHEGLIGIVEQRDHFKCQNCGFSGRTLHWQCPSCKQWNTVIPTQAYLQGYSRVPGLS, from the coding sequence ATGCCCGTTGACCTTCCAGTCGTTACGTTATTTCTTCTCCTGCCAGTTGCTGCCTTGTCGGGCTGGATGATAGCCAGACGCCACGGCCGGAGCGAGACCGAACCCTCGCATCGGTTAGCAAGCGATTATTTGGAGGGAATGAATTACCTCATTAATGAACAACAAGACAAAGCAATCGAGGTGTTCATTCGGCTTGCGGAAGTCGACAATGATACGGTCGATACGCATATGGCCCTTGGTACATTGTTCAGGCGACGAGGAGAAGTCGAGCGGGCTATTCGTATTCACCAGAATCTGATCGCCCGTCCAACCTTGCGTGGCCAGTATCGAGACCGTGCACTTTTCGAGCTCGCACAAGATTATCTCAAGGCCGGGTTACTTGATCGGGCCGAGGCGTTGCTTCTAGAGTTGACGGAGGGGCGTCCAAAGTCAGATGACGCATTGCGTCTTCTGCTTCAAATCTACGAACAAGAGCGAGACTGGACTCAGGCCGTGGAAATCGCCCGGAGCCTGAAAGATGCGGATAGAGAGCAAACACAGCAACTTATCGCGCAGTATTGCTGCGAATTGGCTGAGTCCGCGATTTCTGCCGGTGAGGTGCAGCGAGCAGAAAGGTTGCTCCGCCAGGCGCTATCGGCGGACCGGCATTGCGTTCGGGTGAGTATGCTCCGGGGTCGGGTTGCAGCAGATAGAGGGGATTTTCGCCAAGCCATCCGGCACTATAAAGCGGTTCTCGATCAGGATGTGCGTTTCTCAGGCGAGATCGTCGAAACGGTTCGGCAATGCTATGGACGGTTGGGGGATTTTCGTGGTGAAACACGTTTCATTCAAGAGTTGGCCGACAAGATTCGGCCAATCAAACCGGCTGGCGCTGTGAGTTCATTCGATGCCCGTTTTGCTGACCCTTCGGAACTCAAGAGTGATTTTGCCCGTTTTGTCGCTAATAAACCCGACGTCGAAGGGCTTGCCGGCTTTGTGGATTCATGGCGAAAGCGTGGTGTGGACGACGACGAGGAGTTGGTTCGGCTGGTTCATGAGGGCTTGATCGGCATCGTTGAACAGAGAGACCATTTCAAGTGCCAAAACTGCGGTTTTTCCGGTCGAACTTTGCACTGGCAATGCCCGAGTTGTAAGCAGTGGAACACCGTCATACCCACTCAGGCCTATCTACAGGGATACTCCCGCGTGCCCGGATTGTCTTGA
- a CDS encoding pyridoxal phosphate-dependent aminotransferase, producing MATRLSQRVQRIKPSPTLAVTARAAELRAAGQDVIGLGAGEPDFDTPPHIKSAATQAIEKGLTKYTAVDGTPALKQAIAEKFRRENALEYRSDEILVSCGAKHSLFNLCEAILDAGDEVIIPAPYWVSYPDMVLIADGKPVIIETDMASDFKITPTQLEAAITPKTRLLILNSPSNPSGKAYSASELSALGNVLKKHPDVMIVSDDIYEHILWNNGPFQNIVNVCPELKDRTAVVNGVSKAYAMTGWRIGYTAGPADLIKAMKKIQSQSTSNPTSIAQAAAEVALAGDQGCIQEMLKAFKERHDFVVGRLNDLPGVKCLPSDGTFYAFPSFQGVIDQHPDITDDVALGEWLLTEALVALVPGSAFGTPGHMRLSFATSMDNLKTALDRLAEALQM from the coding sequence TTGGCTACTCGTCTTTCCCAGCGCGTTCAGCGCATCAAACCGTCACCAACCCTCGCCGTTACCGCGCGCGCCGCTGAATTGCGAGCAGCCGGTCAGGACGTTATCGGCCTCGGCGCGGGTGAACCCGATTTCGATACACCGCCACACATCAAATCCGCGGCGACACAAGCGATCGAAAAGGGGCTCACCAAGTATACCGCGGTCGATGGCACGCCCGCTTTGAAGCAAGCCATCGCGGAAAAGTTCCGTAGAGAAAACGCCTTGGAATATCGTTCAGACGAAATCCTGGTGTCCTGCGGCGCCAAACACAGTCTGTTCAACCTGTGCGAAGCCATACTGGACGCAGGGGACGAAGTCATTATTCCTGCGCCCTACTGGGTATCGTATCCCGATATGGTCCTGATCGCCGACGGCAAGCCGGTCATCATCGAAACCGACATGGCGTCCGACTTTAAGATCACGCCGACGCAACTGGAGGCCGCAATCACACCGAAAACTCGGCTGCTGATTCTGAACAGCCCATCCAATCCCAGTGGCAAGGCCTACAGCGCCTCTGAACTATCCGCCTTGGGGAATGTGCTGAAGAAACATCCCGATGTCATGATCGTAAGTGACGACATCTACGAGCATATTCTCTGGAATAATGGCCCGTTCCAGAACATCGTGAACGTATGCCCGGAACTCAAAGACCGAACTGCTGTAGTCAATGGTGTATCAAAAGCCTACGCGATGACAGGTTGGCGAATCGGCTATACCGCGGGACCAGCCGATCTCATTAAAGCCATGAAAAAGATCCAGTCCCAAAGCACATCCAACCCGACCTCCATTGCCCAGGCGGCGGCGGAAGTCGCGCTCGCGGGAGATCAGGGCTGCATTCAAGAAATGCTGAAGGCCTTTAAAGAGCGCCACGATTTCGTCGTCGGCCGACTCAACGATCTGCCTGGGGTGAAATGCCTGCCGTCCGATGGGACATTCTATGCTTTCCCCAGCTTTCAGGGCGTGATCGATCAGCACCCTGATATTACAGACGATGTGGCCCTAGGTGAGTGGCTGCTCACCGAAGCGCTTGTTGCCCTGGTACCTGGCTCGGCGTTCGGCACGCCCGGTCATATGCGGCTTTCCTTCGCCACCAGCATGGACAACCTCAAAACCGCATTGGACCGGCTCGCGGAAGCCTTGCAGATGTGA